A genomic stretch from Nilaparvata lugens isolate BPH chromosome 8, ASM1435652v1, whole genome shotgun sequence includes:
- the LOC111044214 gene encoding dynein light chain 2, cytoplasmic has product MTDRKTVIKNADMSEEMQQDAVDCAVQGMEKFNVEKDIAAFIKKEFDKKYSPTWHCIVGRNFGSYVTHETRHFIYFYLGQVAVLLFKSG; this is encoded by the coding sequence ATGACTGACAGAAAAACCGTAATCAAAAACGCTGACATGTCAGAAGAGATGCAGCAAGATGCCGTTGATTGCGCCGTGCAAGGCATGGAGAAGTTCAATGTAGAAAAAGATATTGCAGCTTTCATCAAAAAAGAGTTTGACAAGAAGTACAGTCCAACCTGGCACTGCATTGTGGGCAGAAACTTCGGCAGCTATGTCACTCACGAGACGAGGCATTTCATCTACTTCTATCTGGGACAGGTTGCTGTTCTGCTATTTAAAAGtggataa